Part of the Pangasianodon hypophthalmus isolate fPanHyp1 chromosome 9, fPanHyp1.pri, whole genome shotgun sequence genome is shown below.
ttttaatgatgATGGATAACGATCGTTTAAGAATGACAAAAACACATGTAATGAatgtacaaattaatatttttttaattatttacatgctTATTTTTTGGACAGTGCAGCAGAGATATGAGCTTGATGTGGAGCGGTCTAGCAttggctctataaataaaagcatttctataatttgtacagaaatatggtagaaatataCAAAGAGAAATCAAGCAGGTTTATATGAAAGAGTTCAGATGACTGTAAGAGTTATTACTAAGCCTTCAGGACAAAGAGCTTTTttgtagtttctctgtaacaagctgcTTTTTGCTTCATTCTCAACAGCTAAATGAaccaaaatgtacattttacatacaaatacattttacgTTTAGCGGCTTATGCAATTTATCTTACAGTTAACcaattatatgtaaaataatcatcaaaaacaatgtgataaatgttacagtataaacagtttTAATATGCTATGGGATGAAGTGTAGCAATTAAGGGTGTAACAGTCAGACAATTTGGATCGATGCATCAATTTAAAAGGTAATGATTGAAATGTATTgaggcaacaatcataaatttatttttattgattacaATTGATTACAATTTGATTATTATCAATAAAGGACAAATAActagtctgtaaaaaaaaatcatatttttaaactaatgtGTAAATCGGCCAGTAAAACGTTTGACCGTAACTCTGATACTTTAAATAGTCCTTCTCTTCATCGTCATTCGGGAATTAACGGTAGACCTACtcagattctgaacaaaattGATCAGATATTGATcgaggctaaaaaaaaaaaaacaaaaaaaaacatatcgaTTGAGGCTGCTAAATCGTATCGTATTGTACCGCATTGTATCGTATAGCATAGTTTAATAGGAGATTCAGGGGTATCAGCAAATTCACTGCCTTAAGAGTTTGATCATGAATTTTACAGCCCTAAGAATTCTATAAAtattatgttaaatattatgttatattacacacacacacacacacacacacacacacatatatatacatatatatatatatatatatatatatatatatatatatatatatatatatatatatataaagagagagagagagagaattcttAAGGCAAATtcttatttctaaaaatataattcttctataattgtgtgtgtgtgtgtgtgcgtgtgtgtgtgtgtgcgtgtgtgtgtgtgtgcgtgtgtgtaaaagaaaattttattttgaaagttaATGGTTGCTATGGTACTTCCGGTTTTGTAGTTGTTCGCTGTATCTTGCTTCACAGTTTATCCGCGCAGGCGAGCCTGTTTGCGTTGGGgcgtgtctcaaatcgcattACTATAGCACTAAATAGTGTGCTAAAATGAAAGCCACTAAAGCAAGCTGTTGTGGCGTACTGCTTTGGGCTCACTATTTATTCCGGAAGTAATCAGTTCAGGACTCAGAATATAGCAGAGTCCCGAGCGATGCCCTATTCTCAGTAAGTTCACTACCTCTGGAAAGACAGAGGGCTCATACTCCCTATGTAGTTAACTCTATTCCGAGAGGCAGTGGTTTGGGATACAGCCTGGTCTCCACACCGGAAGACTTCCCGCTGCTGAGCAGCCATGGCTGATGTCCACGTCCGAATATGTGAGCAGGAGATTATTAAATATGATCTGGAAATTAAAGCTCTGATACAGGTACGGCTGTGACACGTGTTCTCtggctctgtgtgtttttatgtgatgTGACTTTACAATCTGCATGTAAATGGCTGTCTTGCGTatgttcaacacacacacacacacacacatctgaccTGGTCTGCAGTGATGCAACAAGCTGCTCAATGGGAATTACTCAAATCTCttcatttctttgtgtgtgtgcatgcagataattatagaattataacATGTTTGATTACATATAACaactataacaacaacaatgataTAATTACAAATGCAAGAAGAAAGAGTTGcatgaattaaatgaaaaagttAAATATCTCAGGTTATACAGAGGAATGgatataataacaacaataataataataatatcactgTGTTCTatcagaaaaataagaaaaatgtcaaaataatcagcatcttcatcatcacaaaTGTTAGAAGAAAAAGGTACATCAattgaatgaaaaaataaataactagttaCACAGAGAGGAAtgttatgatgatgataataataataataataataataataataatatcactgTGTTCTCCTatcagaaaaataagaaaaatgtaaaaatgttaaaaactcataaaccatataaatataaaaattttgtatttgtatgttatcatttttataattgaATTCTTTATGAAATGatcctaaaataaaatatataaattaaattaatgttaaaaaataaataaataaatgcacttatTTCAACAAGTAAATAaggaaaatgtccaaaaaaaaaaaaaaacgcttctATGGGGTGCGTCTTTTAGAAGTAgcagcagtaatagtagtaataataataataatctttaaatgatatatatatatatatgtatatatataaaactataaatgcaATGAGTGTATAAaaccataaaatatttaaaaagtgtttttaaaaaaatccctttgaatgtatttgatatatatatatatataatgatgtgTTTTCTGAATTGTCTTAGGATATCAGTGAATGCACTGGGCCACACACTAAACTAACAGAGCTCAACAATACAGTGAAGGAGAAATTCGTCCGTCTTCGGCAGCGGATCCAGGTGACGTAGCAAGATGTTGCTTTCTGGAGAAcaggagtgtgtttttgtgttcctACACTAACTTTCACAACTCACATCCCAGGATCTGGAGCAAATGGGGAAGGAGCAGGATAAAGAATCTGACAAGCTGGCTTTGCTCAGACAGGTGGAGGGTCATCGGAAACAGATGCTCAGGTCGGGAGTATGAACTGGATAATGCGTGCCttattttttatgtgtgtgtgtgtgtgtgtgtgcgctaagCCGAGGACGTTTTCCTTCCTATCCTGAATATTCCGAGGTTTATATTGTAATTGTACTTTAATGTACAAGTCCTTTACTCATAGGTAATGTGTATGACTGTAATGCTCAGTGAAATGTTGTAATGCTCAGTGAAACGTTCAGGGGCGTGAATACTTTCTGTCTGTAAAGATCTGTCGCTCTTGCAGTAACCAGACGGCCTGGAGGAAAGCCAACCTGGCCAGTAATCTGGCGATTGATAAACTGGAGAAAGAAGATTTGCTGAGTGTGGGTGACACTGCTGCAAGACAGAGGTGATGTTTAAGAGATATATCCAAAACACTGACCTTTTATAGGACGTTACTATAggactttttcttttaattttatttttggttctAAAGTAGTTCATGTTCAGGATattggtgtgcgtgtgtgtgtgcgtgttcatCGGATAcggaaaaatataattttaagtCCACTGTTACAAttaggtgttttttgtttttctttctttatttgtttagttagttagttatttactGGTGTTGATGTAATTTTAACTAATCATTAGAAATTTAGCATTATtttagggcagtggtggctgttaaggttctgggttactgatcggaaggtctggggttcaagccccagcactgccaagctgctgctgttgggcatttgagcaaggcccttaaccacatctgctccaggggtgccgtatcatggctgaccctgcgctctgacctcagcttcctagcaagctgggatatgcaaaaaactgcatttcattggctctgtacttgtactctgcacaatgacaataaagttgaacattatttttattttggtagttcattttgtttttatagatatcaagttaaaaaaaagtaaaataattcatctgcttatttacttacttacttacttacttgcttacttatttacttatttcctTCGTATGctattttattttggtttatggTTTCAGTGACTGTAGTAATGCTAATTAACTCgcagtggttttaatgtgatGCAGGTCTGGGCTGATTTTACTCAGGGTTATGGGGAAAAACATAAGGGTTTCTGGAATGCTCAATTAAAAGcctttaaatatctttatatgTTAAAATTTGTAACTAAATCTAGTCAGTCATGTTTGTTCtcataaatgtaactgtaatacTATTATTAGTCAGTAGAGGGCGATCATTGCTAATTCACATTGGCACTATTCATGTTTAATCATCCTATTTAAAAACTGGCAAATATTTATTGAGTTAAGACTTATCATTgttgaatacattatttaaaaccaGTTTCCTAACTAAACAGGCCgcattgtatttacatttagattcATTCGTTTTGGAGACACTTTTATTCGAAGCAGCATACAAGtgcaatataattttatatttaagaaaaaaaaaaaggtgtgatcCAGTCAAAACCTGGTAATAGTGATGGTGATAGCACCAGCTATGAATCAGTGGagaatggtgtttttttttttattgtttttttttttttggcttagcTGATTTCTTTTGTTCCTCCAATCAGAAAGGTGACGAAGGAGAGCCTGGTTCAGACCTCTAGCGACATCACAGAGAGCCTGATGAACATCAGCAGGATGATGTCGCAGCAGGTGAAGCAGAGCGAGGAGACCATAAGCACTCTGGGTAAGGACTATTTTCGTCTATCTAGTCCCTTGGTTCCAAGCCAAGCTTTTTTCATACTCAGAGATCTAAAAGATACAAAAGACCCTGGTTCATGCTTTCATGACATCACTATTAGACTGACTGGATTGCTCTTTTTATTGAGATCTGcactaaaataatatatataaaataaaataccttaatatatttaaactacacacacacacacacatacacacacacacacacaccaagtgcTTGAGTCACTCCTATTTCAGAgacaaatactactactactactactactactagtaataataataataataataataataataataataattttgtctcTATAGCCACATCATCAAGAACGGTTCAAGAAACCAATGAAGAGTTTAAGGCTATGACAGGGACCATTCAGCTGGGACGAAAACTCATCACAAAATATAACCGACGTGAACTGACAGACAAACTGCTCATCTTCCTGGCCTTGGCACTCTTTCTGGCCACTGTCCTGTATATTCTGAAGAAAAGACTCTTCCCGTTCCTTTGATCTGGAGCATTTGGTGTAATCCGACGAGGATCCGGAATCAGTTTCCATGTGACAGTTTTCCGATTACAGAGTTAAGTTAATGTTGGACTAAACTGTTCTGTCAGTGGTGATTTGCAATTCTATATTTATTCCAACGCTTGCCTTAATCTGTATCAGGGAAAGCATCAGTGTGGTTTTTCAGGAAGAAAATGCACTTTTAACTTTTATAAAGTGTGAAGTGTAAAGTAGCTGATGACCGACTTGTGCTGGTAACGCCAATGTAATGTACCTGAAGACTGAATCATGGTTGCctaatttgtgttttatattttcattccTGAAGAAATGACTAATAATTGTCACCTGTCTTTATGTTGTTATGTATTAGTGCTGTATAATGTGTTATTGCACATTCAATACAAAGTCTTACTAACTGTCAGCCAGTGCTGAAAGGTTACTTTTGAAAACGCTCTCAAGAGTTTATGAGAagtctgaaatgtatttttgtggAGTTATCACTGAAGAATGTTGTTTTAATATGAGAATTTGATTTTAGTTCTCCTTAACCTTCACCTCCAATTACAGTTATGATATGTAATCAAAATCTTTGTTAAATACTGACATCAAATATATATCAAAAATAAAtccaacatttaatgtaaatctGATGTATTTGCAGATATTTGACCTTTTCTGAAAACGTCATATCCATTAATTTGGTTAAAACCATGTAACTCAGGATCCTAAGAGGAACGTAAAGAGATTTTAAACAAAGTCTGTACAGTGGGTAGTgttactgcctcacagctccaccTCCAGGTTACTAGCATTGTGGAGTTTCTGTttctatatctgtatctatgttatatattttaatatcttcTGGGGACCTAGTGtctcacaaggataggaatatctgacaggtttggccttgtgaggacatttgtcCGGTTGCAATGAGGAaaactggcttttttttttttttttacataaactgTTGATTTTAAAAGGATaccttttggttactgaagttAGGGTTATGTTTATGTGTAGGCATAGGATTAagtagctgcattaataattatgtaaatggaACGAGCTAACAAGTagtaagacgtgtgtgtgtgtgtgtgtgtcctgcagcacttatattactgttttttaaaatttattttaagcatAATATCTGAGTTTTCCCAACCAAGTGATATTTAGAAAGGAAGTAATCTGTGCCTTCCGTAATGAAATAGCCTGCTCAGGCACTCGAGCTGTTCTACGAGGAAGAAtttggatatacagtataaacccTTATGAGGCAGGTGTAGACACAGGCTCTCCGAGTGACAggggcaaaaaataaaaaagggcaGGAgcacctagagggcactttCTTGCATGTAGCCCATATTGGTAGGCTTTGCACCAGTTATGTATATTCCTTTTAACAGTCAATAAAAATGTAGGAATTTTTATAAGGTCTTGTGTGAAAGCTGTAAGGCTGTTTATAGTATGCTACAACTAACTTCTGCCTGGAAAATCAAACAGCGAAAACAATGGCATGACATTTTATAATActaacaaaaaaaccccaaacattTATTACTACTAAACTTGTTCCCAGTAAGCTACAGCTCTCTGTGACAAGATGCAATTTAAAGAAAGTCTCTAAAGCAAATAAATCCTAAATTATTATGCAACGTGTAAGACACGATCTTTAATGGCATGGCGGGCATCACAGATtttaagagttaaaaaaaaagcattttgaaaAGCTAGATGTGCTACACTCAGGcagtgtataaatgtaaatgtaagtgcatgataaaactttatttttagaaGTCTATCCCTGAGTTTAGTCTGAGTCAAATTTGAATCTCTCCTGGTCTCCTGGAAACTCTTTCATAGCCTCTCAGTTTTGAGCTGCTGGTTATTTGCAGGCACTGGAAGCTGTGTGCTGTCAGATGAACAGCTCCAGTGCGACACACAGCTCCGACTGAATTAAACTCCTCCCTGTGTAGTGTGGAGCTGGCAGTTCTGCTGGAGCACAGGAGAAGAAAAGCTCAAAAAA
Proteins encoded:
- the bnip1a gene encoding vesicle transport protein SEC20, whose protein sequence is MADVHVRICEQEIIKYDLEIKALIQDISECTGPHTKLTELNNTVKEKFVRLRQRIQDLEQMGKEQDKESDKLALLRQVEGHRKQMLSNQTAWRKANLASNLAIDKLEKEDLLSVGDTAARQRKVTKESLVQTSSDITESLMNISRMMSQQVKQSEETISTLATSSRTVQETNEEFKAMTGTIQLGRKLITKYNRRELTDKLLIFLALALFLATVLYILKKRLFPFL